In one window of Astyanax mexicanus isolate ESR-SI-001 chromosome 18, AstMex3_surface, whole genome shotgun sequence DNA:
- the rab30 gene encoding ras-related protein Rab-30, translating into MEDYDYLFKIVLIGNAGVGKTCLVRRFTQGLFPPGQGATIGVDFMIKTVEIKGVKVKLQIWDTAGQERFRSITQSYYRSANALILTYDITCEDSFRCLPEWLREIEQYANNQVVTILVGNKIDLADKREVHRQRAEEFAEAQSMLYLETSAKESDNVEKLFLDLACELIREAKQNTLDNNEAAPMPGEGKNINYLSCCSIN; encoded by the exons ATGGAGGATTATGATTACCTTTTTAAAATCGTGCTGATAGGAAATGCAGGAGTGGGCAAAACCTGCCTCGTCAGACGCTTCACTCAG GGTCTGTTCCCACCTGGTCAAGGAGCCACAATCGGGGTTGATTTCATGATCAAAACTGTGGAAATAAAAGGGGTGAAAGTAAAG CTTCAAATCTGGGACACGGCAGGCCAAGAGAGGTTCCGCTCCATCACACAGAGCTACTACCGCAGTGCCAACGCTCTCATCCTCACCTACGACATCACCTGCGAGGACTCCTTCCGCTGCCTTCCGGAGTGGCTGAGGGAGATCGAGCAGTATGCCAATAACCAAGTGGTGACAATCTTAGTTG GGAATAAGATTGACTTGGCTGATAAGCGGGAGGTCCACAGACAGAGAGCAGAGGAGTTTGCTGAAGCCCAGAGCATGCTGTACCTGGAGACATCCGCCAAAGAATCTGACAATGTGGAGAAACTCTTCCTGGACCTGGCCTGCGAACTGATCCGTGAAGCCAAGCAGAACACATTGGACAACAACGAGGCTGCCCCCATGCCTGGAGAAGGGAAGAACATCAATTACCT